One Esox lucius isolate fEsoLuc1 chromosome 1, fEsoLuc1.pri, whole genome shotgun sequence genomic region harbors:
- the msantd4 gene encoding myb/SANT-like DNA-binding domain-containing protein 4 isoform X2: protein MKHLKRKRKSNYSVRETQTLIREIHKRRDVLFSRQQNTAINELKRRAWEEVAGGVNALGEGELRTAAEVKRRYLDWRSLMKRKQLRAELSLSTGLKAEYEPSSPEHDASLGSGDQSLDLSGFPKESQCDWQDLADLGEPSGHAVATGVKMEEEANGYRLEGDSGEGDGEGEVEDDDEEDCFPSLLPDMGERDGRIPEVFSHIDEFGMPSASKGGTASMNRDLSLGGLGGMGFAGLGLANHESTGLLVAMEKQRVELEKQRLAVETERLAVERERLLLEKERLRQSEVEKERLQLERERLQLERERLRVLLLNQSERAPPQQGPPSSSTSTPTTSSLAVDGTTDRKDDKPWLSVIDLEGERLRLEKERLQLEKERLQFFKFESGRLQIERERLEVERERMQLHKDQGH, encoded by the exons ATGAAACacctgaagaggaagaggaagagcaacTACAGCGTGCGTGAGACACAGACCCTGATCCGGGAGATCCACAAGAGACGAGACGTGCTGTTCTCGCGCCAGCaaaacacagccatcaatgaaTTGAAGAGACGAGCTTGGGAGGAGGTGGCAGGAGGCGTCAACGCTCTCGGAGAGGGCGAGCTACGCACAGCTGCAGAG GTGAAGCGGCGTTACCTGGACTGGCGGTCGTTGATGAAAAGGAAGCAGCTCCGGGCTGagctgtctctctccacagGGCTGAAGGCAGAGTATGAGCCCTCCTCCCCCGAACACGACGCATCTCTTGGCTCGGGGGACCAGTCGCTTGACCTCTCTGGCTTTCCTAAGGAGTCGCAATGCGACTGGCAGGACCTGGCAGATCTCGGGGAGCCCAGTGGACACGCAGTAGCAACTGGTGTtaagatggaggaggaggccaATGGGTACAGG CTGGAGGGCGATAgcggagagggggatggagaagGTGAGGTAGAAGACGACGACGAGGAGGACTGTTTCCCCTCCCTCCTACCTGACATGGGAGAGCGTGACGGACGCATTCCTGAAGTCTTCTCTCACATTGATGAGTTCGGGATGCCCAGCGCCTCCAAGGGTGGGACAGCCTCGATGAATCGGGACCTCTCGTTGGGAGGCCTCGGCGGAATGGGCTTTGCTGGGTTAGGACTGGCCAATCACGAGAGTACGGGGCTTTTAGTTGCCATGGAGAAGCAACGCGTGGAGCTGGAGAAGCAGCGCCTCGCTGTGGAAACGGAGCGGCTGGCAGTGGAAAGAGAGCGGCTGCtcctggagaaagagagactgcgGCAGTCCGAGGTGGAAAAGGAGCGGCTGCAACTGGAGAGAGAGCGCCTgcagttagagagagagaggctgagggtGCTACTCCTGAACCAATCCGAACGGGCCCCCCCCCAGCAAGGCCCGCCTTCCTCTTCTACCTCCACACCTACCACCTCTTCCCTGGCCGTGGATGGAACGACTGACAGAAAGGACGACAAACCCTGGCTGTCTGTGATAGACCTGGAGGGCGAGAGACTGAGgctggagaaggagagattacagttagagaaagagaggctgCAGTTCTTTAAGTTTGAGTCTGGACGACtgcagatagagagggagagactggaggtggagagggagagaatgcaGCTTCACAAGGACCAAGGgcactga
- the msantd4 gene encoding myb/SANT-like DNA-binding domain-containing protein 4 isoform X1 codes for MSLSLTESVCKTPLSPSLSPSLLDLSFSPSACAPLLTARLDFLQMKHLKRKRKSNYSVRETQTLIREIHKRRDVLFSRQQNTAINELKRRAWEEVAGGVNALGEGELRTAAEVKRRYLDWRSLMKRKQLRAELSLSTGLKAEYEPSSPEHDASLGSGDQSLDLSGFPKESQCDWQDLADLGEPSGHAVATGVKMEEEANGYRLEGDSGEGDGEGEVEDDDEEDCFPSLLPDMGERDGRIPEVFSHIDEFGMPSASKGGTASMNRDLSLGGLGGMGFAGLGLANHESTGLLVAMEKQRVELEKQRLAVETERLAVERERLLLEKERLRQSEVEKERLQLERERLQLERERLRVLLLNQSERAPPQQGPPSSSTSTPTTSSLAVDGTTDRKDDKPWLSVIDLEGERLRLEKERLQLEKERLQFFKFESGRLQIERERLEVERERMQLHKDQGH; via the exons atgtccctctctcttacAGAGTCTGTCTGTAagactcctctctctccatccctctctccatccctccttgaTCTGTCTTTTTCTCCATCTGCGTGCGCGCCCCTCCTGACCGCCAGGCTGGATTTCCTACAGATGAAACacctgaagaggaagaggaagagcaacTACAGCGTGCGTGAGACACAGACCCTGATCCGGGAGATCCACAAGAGACGAGACGTGCTGTTCTCGCGCCAGCaaaacacagccatcaatgaaTTGAAGAGACGAGCTTGGGAGGAGGTGGCAGGAGGCGTCAACGCTCTCGGAGAGGGCGAGCTACGCACAGCTGCAGAG GTGAAGCGGCGTTACCTGGACTGGCGGTCGTTGATGAAAAGGAAGCAGCTCCGGGCTGagctgtctctctccacagGGCTGAAGGCAGAGTATGAGCCCTCCTCCCCCGAACACGACGCATCTCTTGGCTCGGGGGACCAGTCGCTTGACCTCTCTGGCTTTCCTAAGGAGTCGCAATGCGACTGGCAGGACCTGGCAGATCTCGGGGAGCCCAGTGGACACGCAGTAGCAACTGGTGTtaagatggaggaggaggccaATGGGTACAGG CTGGAGGGCGATAgcggagagggggatggagaagGTGAGGTAGAAGACGACGACGAGGAGGACTGTTTCCCCTCCCTCCTACCTGACATGGGAGAGCGTGACGGACGCATTCCTGAAGTCTTCTCTCACATTGATGAGTTCGGGATGCCCAGCGCCTCCAAGGGTGGGACAGCCTCGATGAATCGGGACCTCTCGTTGGGAGGCCTCGGCGGAATGGGCTTTGCTGGGTTAGGACTGGCCAATCACGAGAGTACGGGGCTTTTAGTTGCCATGGAGAAGCAACGCGTGGAGCTGGAGAAGCAGCGCCTCGCTGTGGAAACGGAGCGGCTGGCAGTGGAAAGAGAGCGGCTGCtcctggagaaagagagactgcgGCAGTCCGAGGTGGAAAAGGAGCGGCTGCAACTGGAGAGAGAGCGCCTgcagttagagagagagaggctgagggtGCTACTCCTGAACCAATCCGAACGGGCCCCCCCCCAGCAAGGCCCGCCTTCCTCTTCTACCTCCACACCTACCACCTCTTCCCTGGCCGTGGATGGAACGACTGACAGAAAGGACGACAAACCCTGGCTGTCTGTGATAGACCTGGAGGGCGAGAGACTGAGgctggagaaggagagattacagttagagaaagagaggctgCAGTTCTTTAAGTTTGAGTCTGGACGACtgcagatagagagggagagactggaggtggagagggagagaatgcaGCTTCACAAGGACCAAGGgcactga
- the msantd4 gene encoding myb/SANT-like DNA-binding domain-containing protein 4 isoform X3, which yields MKRKQLRAELSLSTGLKAEYEPSSPEHDASLGSGDQSLDLSGFPKESQCDWQDLADLGEPSGHAVATGVKMEEEANGYRLEGDSGEGDGEGEVEDDDEEDCFPSLLPDMGERDGRIPEVFSHIDEFGMPSASKGGTASMNRDLSLGGLGGMGFAGLGLANHESTGLLVAMEKQRVELEKQRLAVETERLAVERERLLLEKERLRQSEVEKERLQLERERLQLERERLRVLLLNQSERAPPQQGPPSSSTSTPTTSSLAVDGTTDRKDDKPWLSVIDLEGERLRLEKERLQLEKERLQFFKFESGRLQIERERLEVERERMQLHKDQGH from the exons ATGAAAAGGAAGCAGCTCCGGGCTGagctgtctctctccacagGGCTGAAGGCAGAGTATGAGCCCTCCTCCCCCGAACACGACGCATCTCTTGGCTCGGGGGACCAGTCGCTTGACCTCTCTGGCTTTCCTAAGGAGTCGCAATGCGACTGGCAGGACCTGGCAGATCTCGGGGAGCCCAGTGGACACGCAGTAGCAACTGGTGTtaagatggaggaggaggccaATGGGTACAGG CTGGAGGGCGATAgcggagagggggatggagaagGTGAGGTAGAAGACGACGACGAGGAGGACTGTTTCCCCTCCCTCCTACCTGACATGGGAGAGCGTGACGGACGCATTCCTGAAGTCTTCTCTCACATTGATGAGTTCGGGATGCCCAGCGCCTCCAAGGGTGGGACAGCCTCGATGAATCGGGACCTCTCGTTGGGAGGCCTCGGCGGAATGGGCTTTGCTGGGTTAGGACTGGCCAATCACGAGAGTACGGGGCTTTTAGTTGCCATGGAGAAGCAACGCGTGGAGCTGGAGAAGCAGCGCCTCGCTGTGGAAACGGAGCGGCTGGCAGTGGAAAGAGAGCGGCTGCtcctggagaaagagagactgcgGCAGTCCGAGGTGGAAAAGGAGCGGCTGCAACTGGAGAGAGAGCGCCTgcagttagagagagagaggctgagggtGCTACTCCTGAACCAATCCGAACGGGCCCCCCCCCAGCAAGGCCCGCCTTCCTCTTCTACCTCCACACCTACCACCTCTTCCCTGGCCGTGGATGGAACGACTGACAGAAAGGACGACAAACCCTGGCTGTCTGTGATAGACCTGGAGGGCGAGAGACTGAGgctggagaaggagagattacagttagagaaagagaggctgCAGTTCTTTAAGTTTGAGTCTGGACGACtgcagatagagagggagagactggaggtggagagggagagaatgcaGCTTCACAAGGACCAAGGgcactga